One segment of Panicum virgatum strain AP13 chromosome 1K, P.virgatum_v5, whole genome shotgun sequence DNA contains the following:
- the LOC120698944 gene encoding uncharacterized protein LOC120698944 codes for MEAHRESSEPAPETAAAASAAAAASVLDDDDLLREILLHLDLPTALVRAAAVSRRWLRCASDPAFLRRFRARNPPRLLGFYVNTGEAQRLRFVPLARDPELAAVVRRGSFDLGEEAGSVRDFRNGRLLVFDDGKYVVRSPLHPERGTDNLREPPIPTEAYTILFYLIDFLFYESSDNSVACTSVIVMCTERQAWVHLSDLQGGVWSEGRYSGMIDIPAQGSLRGCEHHALLANGKLYMLCLPHHIIGFDLPSTSSFCIELPDGVQYEFLETIGLSCAKGSGFFLIHLKGLQMSVWLHRVDHSSIGTWKLIDTIFLPQAFAHLVELTWDSLPDIIRVAAVGDNADFVLLRIQYKLFYMHISSRTVEEVYEANQAHGFLYGVYPFMMPWPPTFPVLSGGNDHDR; via the coding sequence ATGGAAGCCCATAGGGAGAGCTCCGAGCCCGCCCCCGAAACGGCGGCGGCTGcatccgcggccgcggccgcgtcggTGCTTGACGACGACGACCTCCTCCGCGAGATCCTCCTCCACCTCGACCTCCCCACCGCcctcgtccgcgccgccgccgtctccaggCGCTGGCTCCGGTGCGCCTCCGACCCCGCCTTCCTCCGCCGATTCCGCGCGCGGAACCCGCCCCGCCTCCTCGGCTTCTACGTCAACACCGGCGAAGCGCAGCGCCTGCGCTTCGTGCCGCTGGCGCGGGacccggagctcgccgccgtcgtccgccgTGGCAGCTTCGATTTGGGCGAAGAAGCCGGATCCGTGCGGGACTTCCGCAACGGCCGTCTCCTCGTCTTCGACGACGGCAAATACGTCGTGCGCAGCCCGCTGCACCCTGAGCGGGGCACTGACAACCTTCGGGAGCCTCCGATCCCGACCGAAGCTTACACCATCCTTTTCTACTTGATTGACTTCTTGTTCTACGAGAGCAGTGATAACAGCGTGGCGTGCACTTCGGTGATAGTGATGTGCACTGAGCGGCAAGCATGGGTGCACCTATCCGACTTACAAGGCGGAGTCTGGAGTGAAGGCCGCTACTCAGGCATGATAGATATACCAGCACAAGGATCGTTGAGGGGATGCGAGCACCATGCGTTGCTTGCCAATGGCAAACTCTACATGTTATGTTTGCCGCATCACATTATTGGGTTTGATTTGCCCTCCACGAGCTCTTTCTGTATTGAACTCCCAGACGGAGTGCAGTACGAGTTTCTTGAAACCATTGGGCTGTCCTGTGCCAAGGGCTCAGGATTTTTCCTCATCCACTTGAAGGGACTTCAGATGTCTGTTTGGCTCCACAGAGTGGATCACAGCAGCATCGGCACTTGGAAGCTAATAGATACAATTTTTCTGCCGCAGGCATTTGCTCACCTTGTAGAGCTCACTTGGGATTCGCTGCCTGATATTATTCGTGTGGCTGCAGTCGGGGACAATGCTGACTTTGTGCTCTTGCGGATACAATATAAACTCTTCTATATGCATATATCAAGCAGGACAGTGGAGGAGGTATATGAGGCGAATCAAGCCCATGGTTTCTTGTATGGGGTCTATCCATTTATGATGCCTTGGCCTCCCACCTTCCCAGTGCTGAGTGGTGGAAATGATCATGATCGGTGA
- the LOC120698941 gene encoding uncharacterized protein LOC120698941, whose translation MGNTLGLGVGLGLGLGLCAGAGVVMQAAGPNMEHLKRNAEAFVNRVVTSKHQHNTEDIDESSAEGLRDAMSYAKENPMLIQVPVLGTARKFWRLSDKATRISRKLALILESQHSAGKYLTAPLKLSNVRIGSTGSAKLRDVSFSAKGFSIERVRDDYKHLSKVLLKLIENSDGDIANLPPDYSEFLVLLGRGNIKMEDEFLIVNHVALLPMENRTEVFLMLHDRIVNHLGRTDKAKKKRILRNLPYNNDWLDTARANAEINQWVVNVKNEYRRTPIDLLRLNRNVRCHLHQYNNDDIEETLYCEWPELLMAMEKMLHLVGELVKTGIEMKFG comes from the exons ATGGGAAACACCCTCGGCCTCGGCGTTGGGCTTGGCCTTGGCCTTGGCCTTTGCGCTGGCGCCGGCGTCGTAATGCAG GCTGCTGGTCCAAATATGGAACACCTGAAGAGGAACGCTGAGGCATTTGTCAACAGAGTGGTGACTTCCAAGCATCAGCACAA CACCGAGGACATCGACGAGTCGTCTGCCGAGGGGCTGCGCGACGCGATGAGCTACGCCAAAGAGAACCCGATGCTGATCCAGGTCCCGGTGTTAGGAACGGCGAGGAAATTCTGGAGATTATCTGACAAAGCGACTAGGATCAGCAGAAAACTTGCATTGATACTGGAGAGCCAACACTCAGCAGGCAAGTACCTCACTGCACCTCTGAAGCTGTCCAACGTTCGGATCGGGAGCACTGGGAGTGCCAAGCTCAGGGATGTTAGTTTCTCTGCAAAAGGCTTCAGCATTGAGCGTGTGAGAGATGACTACAAGCACCTGTCAAAGGTCCTGCTTAAGTTGATTGAGAACTCGGATGGGGATATCGCTAATTTGCCTCCGGACTACAGCGAATTCCTTGTGCTCTTGGGGAGGGGCAACATTAAAATGGAAGATGAATTCTTGATTGTAAACCACGTTGCGCTGCTGCCCATGGAAAACCG CACTGAGGTCTTCCTGATGCTCCACGATAGAATTGTCAATCATCTTGGTCGTACGGACAAagcaaagaagaagaggatACTCCGTAATCTCCCCTACAACAACGACTGGTTGGACACTGCCAGAGCAAATGCAGAAATCAACCAGTGGGTTGTCAATGTTAAGAACGAGTACAGGAGGACTCCGATTGATCTACTGCGGCTCAACAGAAATGTAAGATGCCACTTGCATCAGTACAACAATGACGACATTGAGGAGACTCTGTATTGTGAATGGCCCGAGCTGCTCATGGCCATGGAGAAGATGTTACACTTGGTAGGTGAGCTCGTGAAAACTGGCATTGAAATGAAGTTCGGCTAG